Proteins found in one Methylobacter sp. S3L5C genomic segment:
- a CDS encoding M18 family aminopeptidase: MNSRQQVQNLLDFIDASPSPWHAVKSVETQLLAFQFVKLNETVKWELQPGGRYYVVRDDSSIIIFVQGQKPLVETGFKIIGAHTDSPGLRIKPNAASGLDGLLRLGVEVYGGPIIATFTDRDLSLAGRISYKNDQNAIVSSLVNFDRPLLRLPNLAIHMNRTVNEEGLKLHKQNELPLILSTLAEECLPQAYFSQLIQQQSGCDAERILSWDLAAYDTQKGVFWGAENEFYADSQLDNLASCHAALQALLDDSVLDNDNTLVCAFFDHEEIGSESNKGADGSFLGDVLQRIALGAENNSEDFARALAKSFMISADMAHGYHPNFPLAYDPDHKITVNKGPVIKVNVNHRYSTESISQAMFADWCEQAGVPYQKYSHRNDLGCGSTIGPITSARLGIRSVDVGNPLWAMHSIRESAGVLDHGYMIKVMKKFFDDVNLVSLD, from the coding sequence GTGAATTCCCGGCAACAGGTACAAAATTTATTGGATTTTATTGATGCCAGTCCCAGTCCCTGGCATGCGGTTAAAAGTGTTGAAACTCAACTTTTGGCTTTTCAGTTTGTAAAACTGAATGAAACCGTCAAATGGGAATTACAGCCAGGCGGACGATATTATGTTGTCCGTGATGATTCCTCGATTATTATTTTTGTACAAGGCCAAAAGCCGTTGGTTGAAACGGGATTTAAAATAATCGGCGCACATACTGATTCTCCGGGCTTAAGAATAAAACCGAATGCAGCCAGTGGTCTGGATGGTTTATTACGGTTGGGAGTTGAAGTATATGGTGGTCCTATTATTGCCACATTTACCGATCGGGATTTAAGTCTTGCCGGACGGATCAGTTATAAAAATGATCAAAATGCTATTGTTAGCTCGTTAGTAAATTTTGACAGGCCTTTGTTACGATTGCCTAATCTTGCCATTCATATGAACAGGACGGTTAATGAAGAAGGCTTAAAACTGCATAAGCAAAATGAGTTACCTTTAATCTTGTCAACATTGGCTGAAGAATGCTTGCCCCAAGCTTATTTCTCACAGCTCATACAGCAGCAATCGGGGTGTGATGCCGAGCGAATTTTATCCTGGGATTTGGCGGCTTATGATACCCAAAAAGGCGTTTTTTGGGGTGCCGAAAACGAGTTTTATGCCGATAGTCAGTTGGATAATTTAGCCTCTTGCCATGCGGCTTTACAGGCATTACTGGATGATTCGGTGTTGGATAATGATAACACCCTAGTTTGTGCTTTCTTTGATCATGAAGAAATAGGCAGTGAAAGCAATAAAGGTGCTGATGGCAGCTTTCTTGGTGATGTGCTTCAACGCATTGCTTTAGGAGCTGAAAATAATAGCGAAGATTTTGCCAGAGCCTTGGCGAAAAGTTTTATGATTAGTGCCGACATGGCACATGGCTATCACCCTAATTTTCCTTTAGCCTACGATCCTGATCATAAAATAACGGTCAATAAAGGACCGGTTATTAAAGTTAACGTTAATCACCGCTATAGTACAGAAAGCATTTCACAGGCCATGTTTGCTGATTGGTGTGAGCAAGCAGGCGTACCTTATCAAAAGTACTCTCATCGTAACGATTTGGGCTGTGGCAGCACTATTGGACCGATAACATCAGCCAGATTGGGTATTCGTTCAGTCGATGTTGGTAATCCGCTATGGGCCATGCACAGTATCCGGGAAAGTGCCGGTGTATTGGATCATGGTTATATGATAAAAGTGATGAAAAAATTTTTTGATGATGTTAATTTGGTTAGTTTAGATTAG
- the msrB gene encoding peptide-methionine (R)-S-oxide reductase MsrB encodes MTDKKRTNNEEWADKLTPEQFSICRLKGTEPPFTGKYNDCKKTGIYQCICCGSPLFDSEAKYDSGSGWPSFWTDLPEGSVAQHIDASHGMRRVEVTCKVCHAHLGHVFEDGPEPTGLRYCINSASLDLKEKT; translated from the coding sequence ATGACGGATAAAAAACGCACGAATAACGAGGAGTGGGCGGATAAGTTAACACCGGAACAATTTAGTATTTGTCGCTTAAAAGGCACCGAGCCACCTTTTACAGGAAAATATAACGATTGTAAAAAGACCGGTATTTACCAATGTATTTGTTGCGGTAGTCCCTTGTTTGATTCGGAAGCAAAATATGACTCAGGTTCAGGTTGGCCAAGTTTCTGGACTGATTTACCGGAAGGTAGTGTGGCCCAGCATATTGATGCCAGTCATGGCATGCGCCGTGTTGAAGTGACCTGTAAAGTCTGTCATGCACATTTGGGGCATGTGTTTGAAGATGGTCCTGAACCTACCGGTCTGCGTTATTGCATTAACTCAGCATCGCTTGATTTAAAAGAAAAAACGTGA
- a CDS encoding sulfite exporter TauE/SafE family protein: MIEIFLVSIVLGMVTGLLAGLFGIGGGLVIVPVLVILFTAQGFPAELIMLMAVATSLASIILTAIASISAHHRLGSVVWGKVFSLSPGIIIGAAVGAVIAKHINADTLRIILVVFLLYVAIQMALQIKPKSDQIKQSRILDFLVANIIGLLSSIVGIGGGTLTVPYLVRGQMLMRNAVAVSSACGLPIAIAGTVSYAILGWKILGLPEWSLGYVYLPVFIGTGLSSIATAPIGAKLAHKLPAAKLKRYFSLLLFVMAAKLMWY; encoded by the coding sequence GTGATAGAAATTTTTTTGGTAAGTATTGTATTGGGTATGGTCACCGGTTTATTGGCTGGATTATTTGGTATAGGGGGTGGCTTGGTTATTGTGCCGGTTCTGGTCATTTTGTTTACGGCTCAAGGCTTCCCGGCAGAGTTGATAATGCTGATGGCGGTAGCTACTTCTTTAGCATCTATTATTTTAACGGCAATTGCCTCTATTTCAGCCCATCATCGTCTGGGATCAGTGGTATGGGGTAAAGTGTTCTCGTTAAGCCCCGGAATTATTATCGGTGCAGCGGTTGGGGCCGTAATCGCCAAACATATAAATGCTGATACGTTACGGATCATTTTGGTGGTTTTTTTGTTATATGTTGCGATACAAATGGCTTTGCAGATAAAGCCAAAATCTGATCAGATAAAGCAATCCAGAATTTTGGATTTTTTGGTGGCAAATATTATTGGCTTGCTGTCGTCAATCGTTGGCATCGGTGGCGGTACGCTCACTGTACCGTATCTGGTAAGAGGGCAAATGCTTATGCGCAATGCCGTGGCAGTATCAAGTGCTTGTGGTTTACCGATAGCGATTGCAGGCACGGTCAGTTATGCAATTTTGGGCTGGAAAATCTTGGGTCTTCCTGAATGGAGTTTAGGCTATGTTTATTTGCCTGTTTTTATCGGTACCGGGTTAAGCAGTATCGCTACTGCACCCATAGGAGCCAAGTTGGCTCACAAGCTACCGGCAGCAAAATTAAAACGTTACTTTTCGCTACTGCTTTTTGTCATGGCGGCAAAATTAATGTGGTATTAA
- a CDS encoding multifunctional CCA addition/repair protein: METYLVGGAVRDQLLGLPVTERDWVVIGETPESMVKQGFKPVGKDFPVFLHPQSHDEYALARTERKTAPGYKGFAVHASPEVSLEQDLIRRDLTINAIAMTPKGELIDPYGGQQDIKNKIFRHISPAFAEDPVRILRVARFAARYGHLGFTLAEETRELMQAMVAAGEVDYLVPERVWAELYKVLKEQSPSAFFYTLKSCTALAIIFPEINCLFGVPQPEKYHPEIDTGLHSMLCLQQAVNLSTSPEVRFAALVHDLGKGITPQENWPHHYGHETIGLPILEKLCARLRVPNAFKALAIHVMQYHTHCHKVFDLRAATLTDVLNVLGAFKANNTLNEFLLACEADAKGRTGLEQTPYPQAELIKLAAKSAASVDTSAILDSELKGPQIGTAIRHLRIKAVAEVINTFKAL; the protein is encoded by the coding sequence ATGGAAACATACCTTGTTGGCGGTGCAGTGCGCGATCAGTTACTTGGGCTTCCAGTCACGGAAAGAGACTGGGTGGTGATTGGTGAGACACCAGAATCCATGGTGAAACAAGGATTTAAACCTGTTGGAAAAGATTTTCCAGTATTTTTACACCCGCAAAGTCATGATGAATATGCGTTGGCCAGAACAGAGCGAAAAACCGCACCCGGTTATAAAGGTTTTGCTGTGCATGCCTCCCCTGAAGTCAGTCTGGAACAGGATTTAATCCGTCGTGATCTGACTATCAATGCCATAGCAATGACACCAAAAGGAGAGCTTATTGATCCTTACGGAGGCCAACAGGATATTAAAAATAAAATTTTTCGGCATATATCACCCGCTTTTGCTGAAGATCCTGTGCGCATTTTGCGTGTTGCCCGTTTTGCAGCACGCTATGGACATCTGGGTTTCACGCTCGCTGAAGAAACCAGAGAACTTATGCAAGCTATGGTCGCAGCAGGTGAAGTCGATTACCTTGTGCCTGAGCGGGTTTGGGCTGAATTATATAAAGTACTCAAAGAACAATCGCCCTCGGCATTTTTTTATACCTTAAAAAGCTGTACGGCATTGGCAATAATCTTCCCGGAAATAAATTGTCTGTTTGGTGTGCCACAACCGGAAAAATATCACCCTGAAATTGATACCGGTTTGCACAGTATGCTGTGCCTGCAACAAGCCGTTAACTTGTCAACCAGCCCTGAAGTCAGATTTGCAGCCTTGGTCCACGACCTGGGCAAAGGTATCACGCCACAGGAAAACTGGCCACATCATTATGGTCATGAAACAATTGGCTTGCCCATCCTGGAAAAACTCTGCGCCCGCTTACGGGTACCTAACGCGTTTAAAGCATTAGCCATTCACGTCATGCAATATCACACGCATTGTCATAAAGTTTTTGACTTACGCGCAGCAACTTTAACTGATGTTTTAAATGTATTAGGTGCGTTTAAAGCAAACAATACGCTAAATGAATTTTTACTGGCTTGCGAAGCAGATGCCAAAGGCCGAACCGGACTTGAACAAACTCCCTACCCTCAGGCAGAACTGATAAAGCTGGCCGCGAAATCAGCTGCCTCTGTAGACACCTCGGCTATTTTAGACAGTGAGCTTAAAGGTCCACAAATCGGCACAGCAATTCGTCATTTACGCATTAAAGCCGTTGCCGAGGTTATCAATACCTTTAAAGCACTGTAA
- a CDS encoding YajQ family cyclic di-GMP-binding protein: MPSFDIISEFDTHEVKNAIDQANKEVATRFDFKGTNSSIELTDDKLIMISESTFQLQQIFSVVCTKLSRRGVDVGCMDVGDAKGSGKMMRQEITLKQGLESTLAKKIVKLIKDKKLKVQAAIQGDKVRVTGKKRDDLQEVIQMLKDEKMEMPLQYDNFRD; the protein is encoded by the coding sequence ATGCCTTCCTTTGACATTATTTCCGAATTTGATACCCACGAAGTTAAAAACGCTATTGACCAGGCGAATAAAGAAGTTGCCACCCGTTTTGATTTTAAAGGCACAAACTCATCCATTGAACTGACTGATGACAAGCTGATTATGATTTCTGAATCAACCTTTCAGTTACAACAAATATTCAGTGTAGTCTGTACAAAACTCAGTCGACGCGGCGTTGACGTGGGTTGTATGGACGTCGGTGATGCCAAGGGTAGCGGTAAAATGATGCGCCAGGAAATCACATTAAAGCAAGGCCTTGAGAGCACCTTGGCAAAAAAAATCGTTAAACTAATTAAAGACAAAAAACTCAAAGTGCAAGCTGCCATTCAAGGCGATAAGGTCAGAGTAACCGGGAAAAAACGCGATGACTTGCAAGAAGTTATTCAAATGCTAAAAGATGAAAAAATGGAAATGCCTCTGCAATACGATAATTTCAGGGATTAA
- a CDS encoding type II CAAX prenyl endopeptidase Rce1 family protein yields the protein MRYLFYTMVPFLVLLAATTLSCTVGYFMVLGIGDAIPFRQILTRSTQLFLVLSIFPAMAYLKITKDALGFAPTRLFFKQLLQGFGLGFITLLPVFIILSVLEINVLDDTQVVTVGLLAKTMTINLLLALLISLIEEPLFRGLLLVSLHKKMSVIAAILISSIYYAGLHFLSIKTDLPVQDINLFSSFKLLGEAFGNVINPDNLSAFFALLMVGIFLGVLRTQVKVSLGLCIGCHTCWVWQIKMSKKLFNTDLNSEYLYLVSSYDGIIGPLVAGWLLLAIAGYFIYQQINESKNLSGQSR from the coding sequence ATGCGTTATCTCTTTTATACCATGGTACCGTTTCTGGTGTTGCTGGCTGCGACAACATTATCCTGCACTGTAGGCTATTTTATGGTGCTGGGTATTGGTGATGCCATTCCTTTTCGGCAAATATTAACCCGTTCAACACAGCTATTTTTGGTGCTAAGTATTTTTCCTGCGATGGCCTACCTGAAAATTACTAAAGACGCGCTCGGTTTTGCACCGACACGGCTGTTTTTTAAACAATTATTACAAGGCTTCGGATTGGGTTTTATCACCCTACTGCCCGTTTTTATTATTCTGTCGGTACTTGAAATCAATGTGCTTGATGATACACAAGTAGTGACAGTCGGGTTGTTGGCTAAAACCATGACCATTAATTTATTACTTGCCTTACTGATTTCGTTGATTGAAGAGCCGCTGTTTCGAGGGCTTTTGTTAGTCAGTTTGCATAAAAAAATGTCTGTTATAGCGGCCATTTTGATTAGCTCAATTTATTATGCCGGCCTGCATTTTTTAAGTATAAAAACTGACCTGCCTGTTCAGGATATTAACCTGTTCAGTAGTTTTAAATTGCTGGGCGAAGCGTTTGGTAATGTAATAAACCCCGACAATTTATCGGCATTTTTTGCCTTGTTGATGGTAGGTATCTTTTTAGGTGTACTCAGAACACAAGTAAAAGTTAGTTTGGGTCTCTGTATCGGTTGCCATACTTGCTGGGTATGGCAAATAAAAATGAGTAAAAAATTATTTAACACCGATTTAAATTCGGAATATCTTTATCTGGTCAGCAGTTACGATGGTATTATCGGCCCTTTAGTTGCTGGGTGGCTGCTACTGGCGATTGCAGGATATTTCATTTATCAACAAATTAATGAGTCTAAGAATTTGTCTGGACAGAGTCGTTAA
- a CDS encoding 16S rRNA (uracil(1498)-N(3))-methyltransferase yields MRVSRLYTSADLTLGKQIQLDDDNGHYVRTVLRLKKDAEIILFNGTGGEYLCTIAEVSRKVALVLVNTWQDRSVESPLLVTLGLGISRGDRMDLTVQKAVELGVNIIVPLLTERCVVQFKGEKRPQRLVHWQKIVQHAAEQSGRTSVPELPEIEQLQQWVGKQKGLKIFLDPYADKTLADIRPIDKQVTLLTGPEGGFSDQERNIAKAAGFIPVRMGSRILRTETASLAALAAVQMLWGDFGTQTLEVLPSCTDVM; encoded by the coding sequence ATGCGGGTTTCCAGATTATATACCTCAGCGGATTTGACTTTGGGCAAACAAATTCAGCTGGATGATGACAATGGCCATTATGTCAGAACGGTATTGCGCTTAAAGAAAGATGCTGAAATTATCTTATTTAACGGAACTGGCGGTGAATATTTATGCACTATTGCCGAAGTCAGTCGAAAAGTAGCGCTGGTTTTGGTTAACACATGGCAGGATCGTAGTGTGGAATCACCGTTGTTAGTGACTTTAGGCTTGGGTATATCTCGTGGCGACAGAATGGATTTAACCGTACAAAAAGCAGTGGAACTAGGCGTTAATATTATTGTGCCATTATTAACCGAGCGTTGTGTAGTGCAATTTAAAGGCGAAAAAAGACCGCAACGCTTGGTGCATTGGCAAAAAATAGTCCAACATGCTGCCGAACAAAGCGGCAGAACAAGTGTGCCTGAATTGCCTGAAATCGAACAATTGCAACAGTGGGTTGGTAAACAGAAAGGCTTGAAAATATTTCTTGATCCCTATGCAGACAAAACGTTGGCAGATATCAGACCTATAGATAAGCAAGTGACTTTACTTACCGGCCCGGAAGGCGGATTTTCTGACCAGGAACGCAATATCGCAAAAGCCGCAGGCTTTATTCCCGTGCGTATGGGAAGTCGTATATTAAGAACCGAAACAGCCTCTCTTGCTGCTTTGGCCGCCGTGCAGATGCTGTGGGGTGATTTTGGCACGCAGACTTTAGAAGTTTTGCCTTCTTGTACGGATGTTATGTGA
- a CDS encoding adenosylmethionine--8-amino-7-oxononanoate transaminase, producing the protein MTNQSLSNRDHSVLWHPCTQMKDHESFPIIPIKKGQGVWLEDYDGNRYLDAISSWWVNLFGHANPCINAALKDQLDTLEHVIFAGFTHESAITLAEKLVEVTPKGLDRCFYADNGSAAVEVALKMSFHYWRNHGQTQKSRFITLENSYHGETLGALAVGNVALYKETYAPLLMDVITVPGPDCYHREPGESWADYSIRRFALMEQTLQEHAETVCAVIIEPLVQCAGSMRMYDPVYLKLLRAACDKYHVHLIADEVAVGFGRTGTLFACEQAAISPDFMCLSKGLTGGYLPLSAVLTTNQVYQAFYDDYQKLTAFLHSHSYTGNALACRAGLETLEIFQQHNVIANNKQLAMAMAKAAVRFKEHPHVAEVRQTGMILAIEMVKNKQTREPYPWQERRGLKVHQYALSKGVLLRPLGNVIYFMPPYIITEEELLVIAAVAWDGIQRAVKD; encoded by the coding sequence TTGACTAATCAATCCCTTTCCAACCGCGACCATTCCGTTTTGTGGCATCCTTGCACTCAAATGAAGGATCACGAAAGTTTCCCGATTATTCCCATAAAAAAAGGGCAGGGCGTTTGGCTGGAAGATTATGATGGTAATCGCTATCTGGATGCCATCAGTTCGTGGTGGGTTAACTTGTTTGGTCATGCCAATCCTTGTATCAATGCCGCTTTAAAAGACCAGCTCGATACCTTGGAGCATGTTATTTTTGCCGGATTTACTCATGAGTCGGCCATTACATTGGCCGAAAAATTGGTAGAAGTGACTCCTAAAGGCCTTGATCGTTGTTTCTATGCCGATAATGGTTCAGCGGCAGTAGAAGTGGCGCTTAAGATGAGCTTTCATTATTGGCGCAATCACGGACAAACACAAAAATCCCGATTTATAACACTGGAAAACAGTTATCACGGCGAGACTTTGGGTGCGTTAGCAGTAGGCAATGTCGCATTATATAAGGAAACTTATGCGCCGTTATTAATGGATGTGATAACGGTGCCTGGCCCGGACTGTTATCATCGCGAACCGGGAGAGTCGTGGGCAGATTATTCTATCCGTCGTTTCGCGTTGATGGAGCAAACATTACAAGAACACGCTGAAACTGTTTGCGCTGTTATTATTGAGCCTTTAGTGCAGTGTGCTGGTAGTATGCGTATGTACGATCCAGTCTATTTAAAATTGCTGCGCGCGGCTTGCGATAAATACCATGTGCATTTAATTGCTGATGAAGTTGCTGTCGGTTTTGGACGTACGGGGACATTATTTGCCTGTGAACAGGCCGCTATTAGTCCGGATTTTATGTGTTTGTCCAAAGGCTTAACGGGTGGTTATTTGCCGTTATCGGCAGTATTAACCACTAATCAGGTCTATCAAGCGTTTTATGATGATTATCAAAAATTGACTGCATTTTTACATTCGCACAGTTATACCGGAAATGCGTTAGCCTGTAGGGCAGGACTTGAAACTCTGGAGATTTTTCAGCAACACAATGTCATTGCCAATAATAAGCAACTAGCCATGGCTATGGCGAAAGCAGCAGTCCGTTTTAAGGAGCATCCCCATGTCGCGGAAGTTCGACAGACGGGTATGATACTGGCCATTGAAATGGTCAAAAACAAACAAACACGCGAGCCGTATCCATGGCAAGAACGACGCGGGCTTAAAGTCCATCAATATGCGCTGTCTAAAGGGGTATTGCTACGTCCGCTAGGCAATGTCATCTATTTTATGCCTCCTTACATTATTACTGAAGAGGAGCTTTTAGTAATCGCTGCAGTGGCTTGGGATGGCATACAGCGAGCGGTTAAGGATTAA
- the metF gene encoding methylenetetrahydrofolate reductase [NAD(P)H], protein MQSQKKYPQLFSFEFYPPKTEEGAVSLQQVHGKLAKLNPDFFSVTFGAGGSTRDKTFDTVIDIQEKGIAAAPHLSCVASTKDNIRTILKNYQDNGIAKIVALRGDLPSGMMSAGEFRYANELVEFIRQETGDYFQIHVAAYPEVHPQSTNAAEDFKNFKRKVDAGANAAITQYFYNAEAYFYFVDACEKNGITIPVIPGIMPITQYTQLFRFSEMCGADIPRWMKKRLESFGDDKESVQAFGLDVVSNLCQRLLDNGAPGLHFYTMNQAAPTLAILGSLK, encoded by the coding sequence ATGCAATCACAAAAAAAATATCCCCAACTATTCAGTTTTGAATTTTATCCACCTAAAACAGAAGAGGGAGCGGTAAGTTTACAACAAGTGCATGGCAAGCTGGCAAAACTTAATCCTGATTTTTTTTCTGTTACTTTTGGTGCGGGTGGTTCAACCCGTGATAAAACTTTCGATACCGTCATTGATATTCAGGAAAAAGGCATAGCGGCTGCACCGCATTTATCCTGCGTTGCTTCGACTAAAGATAATATTCGTACGATTCTTAAAAACTATCAGGATAATGGCATTGCGAAAATTGTTGCCTTAAGGGGTGATTTGCCATCAGGCATGATGTCAGCTGGCGAATTTCGTTACGCCAATGAGTTGGTCGAGTTTATTCGTCAGGAAACCGGTGATTACTTTCAAATTCACGTTGCCGCTTACCCGGAAGTTCATCCACAATCTACCAATGCGGCCGAAGACTTTAAAAACTTCAAGCGTAAAGTTGATGCCGGTGCAAATGCAGCGATTACCCAGTATTTTTATAATGCCGAAGCCTACTTTTACTTTGTAGATGCTTGTGAAAAAAACGGTATAACTATTCCTGTTATTCCCGGTATTATGCCTATTACCCAATATACCCAACTATTTCGGTTTTCGGAAATGTGCGGTGCTGATATTCCTCGATGGATGAAAAAACGCCTGGAAAGTTTTGGCGATGATAAGGAATCTGTTCAAGCCTTCGGTCTGGATGTGGTCAGTAATCTATGTCAGCGCTTACTGGATAATGGCGCGCCAGGCCTGCATTTTTATACCATGAATCAAGCCGCTCCTACTTTGGCAATTTTGGGGAGTTTAAAATAA
- the ahcY gene encoding adenosylhomocysteinase: MSQKDYKVADIALAAWGRKEINIAETEMPGLMALREEFGAEKPLKGARIAGCLHMTIQTAVLMETLTALGAEVRWSSCNIFSTQDHAASAMAEAGIPVFAWKGETEEESEWCIAQTIEGPDGWRPNMILDDGGDLTTMMHNNYPELMADVKGLSEETTTGVLRLYEMVAKGTLKVPAFNVNDSVTKSKFDNLYGCRESLVDAIKRATDVMIAGKIAVVCGYGDVGKGSAQSLRGLGATVWITEIDPICALQAAMEGYRVVTMEDAAPIANIFVTATGNFGIITHEHMLAMRDQAIVCNIGHFDAEIEIASLRQYEWENIKPQVDHVIFPDGKRLLILAEGRLVNLGCGTGHPSFVMSNSFCNQVLAQIELWKNADQYENKVYILPKYLDEKVARSHLKQIGVNLTTLTDAQAKYINVPIEGPYKADHYRY, from the coding sequence ATGAGCCAAAAAGATTATAAAGTCGCTGATATTGCTTTAGCAGCATGGGGCCGTAAAGAAATCAATATTGCTGAAACAGAAATGCCGGGCTTAATGGCCTTGCGCGAAGAATTTGGAGCAGAAAAACCGTTAAAAGGTGCGCGGATCGCAGGTTGTCTGCACATGACGATACAAACAGCGGTATTAATGGAAACACTGACGGCTTTAGGTGCTGAAGTGCGTTGGTCATCATGTAATATTTTTTCTACCCAGGATCATGCAGCGTCTGCAATGGCTGAGGCAGGTATCCCGGTTTTTGCCTGGAAAGGTGAAACTGAAGAAGAATCTGAATGGTGTATCGCTCAGACTATTGAAGGTCCTGATGGTTGGAGACCCAATATGATTTTGGATGATGGTGGTGATTTAACCACCATGATGCATAACAATTACCCTGAATTAATGGCTGATGTTAAAGGTTTGTCTGAAGAAACCACTACAGGTGTGTTACGTCTGTATGAAATGGTGGCAAAAGGTACGTTAAAAGTACCTGCTTTTAATGTTAACGATTCAGTGACTAAATCAAAATTTGACAATCTGTATGGTTGCAGAGAATCTTTGGTTGATGCCATTAAACGTGCAACCGATGTCATGATTGCAGGAAAAATAGCCGTAGTCTGTGGTTATGGCGATGTCGGTAAAGGCAGTGCTCAATCTTTGCGTGGTTTGGGTGCAACGGTATGGATTACTGAAATTGACCCGATTTGTGCTTTGCAAGCGGCTATGGAAGGTTATCGCGTCGTGACTATGGAAGACGCTGCACCAATTGCAAACATTTTTGTGACGGCTACAGGAAACTTTGGCATTATTACCCATGAACATATGTTGGCCATGAGAGATCAGGCTATTGTTTGTAATATTGGTCATTTTGATGCCGAAATTGAAATTGCCTCATTGCGTCAATATGAATGGGAAAATATTAAGCCTCAGGTTGATCATGTTATTTTTCCTGATGGCAAGCGCTTGCTTATTTTAGCTGAAGGTCGTTTGGTTAATTTAGGCTGTGGTACAGGACATCCTAGTTTTGTAATGTCCAATTCATTTTGTAATCAGGTTTTAGCGCAAATAGAACTTTGGAAAAATGCTGATCAGTATGAAAACAAAGTCTATATTCTGCCTAAATATCTGGATGAAAAAGTCGCCAGATCACACTTAAAGCAAATTGGTGTTAATTTAACTACGTTAACTGACGCGCAAGCCAAGTATATTAATGTTCCGATTGAAGGACCTTACAAAGCTGATCATTATCGTTATTGA
- the metK gene encoding methionine adenosyltransferase — protein MSNNFSFTSESVSEGHPDKVADQISDAVLDALLAQDPRSRVACETLVKTGMVILAGEITTNAWVDLEALVRKVVCEIGYDHGDIGFDGKSCAVLNAIGKQSADIAMGVDEDENHEQGAGDQGLMFGYASNETDVLMPAPITYSHLLVKRQAEVRKNKTLPWLRPDAKSQITFRYENNKPVAIDAVVLSTQHSPEISYKSLCEAVMDEIILPVLPKEWLHKDTKYFINPTGQFIIGGPVGDCGLTGRKIIVDTYGGMARHGGGAFSGKDPSKVDRSAAYMARYVAKNIVAAGLAERCEIQVSYAIGVAEPTSITVETFGTSKLSEDRLVQIIRDNFDLRPKGLIKMLDLLRPIYQTTAAYGHFGRTEDTFSWEKTDKIDALKDAAGLQ, from the coding sequence GTGAGCAATAACTTTAGTTTTACATCTGAATCGGTTTCGGAAGGTCATCCCGATAAAGTTGCCGATCAAATTTCGGATGCAGTTCTTGATGCACTGCTGGCACAAGATCCCCGATCACGGGTTGCTTGTGAAACACTGGTAAAAACCGGCATGGTTATTTTAGCCGGAGAAATTACTACTAATGCTTGGGTTGATCTTGAAGCTCTGGTCAGAAAAGTAGTTTGCGAAATCGGTTACGATCATGGCGACATAGGCTTTGACGGAAAAAGTTGTGCGGTACTTAATGCGATTGGCAAACAATCTGCTGACATCGCAATGGGTGTTGATGAGGATGAAAATCACGAACAGGGTGCAGGTGATCAGGGTTTAATGTTTGGTTACGCCAGTAATGAAACCGATGTATTAATGCCGGCGCCGATTACCTATTCACATTTGCTGGTCAAACGTCAGGCGGAAGTTCGTAAAAATAAGACTCTGCCATGGTTACGCCCTGATGCAAAGAGCCAAATTACTTTCCGATACGAAAATAACAAGCCGGTTGCCATTGATGCTGTGGTTTTATCTACTCAGCATTCACCAGAAATTAGTTATAAATCATTGTGTGAAGCAGTGATGGACGAAATTATTCTGCCGGTTCTGCCTAAAGAATGGTTGCATAAAGATACCAAATATTTTATCAATCCGACCGGACAGTTCATCATTGGTGGACCTGTAGGCGATTGCGGTTTAACGGGTCGTAAAATTATTGTTGATACTTACGGCGGCATGGCAAGACACGGTGGCGGTGCTTTTTCAGGCAAAGATCCTTCAAAAGTTGATCGTTCGGCAGCCTATATGGCGCGTTATGTAGCAAAAAATATTGTGGCTGCAGGTTTGGCGGAGCGTTGTGAAATTCAGGTTTCTTATGCGATTGGCGTTGCCGAGCCAACTTCCATTACTGTGGAAACGTTTGGTACCAGTAAATTGAGTGAAGACAGGCTGGTACAGATTATCAGGGATAATTTCGATCTGAGGCCAAAAGGTTTGATTAAAATGTTGGATTTATTAAGACCCATCTATCAAACTACAGCCGCTTATGGACATTTTGGTCGTACCGAAGACACATTTAGCTGGGAAAAAACCGATAAAATTGACGCATTAAAAGATGCGGCTGGTCTCCAATAA